The window ACGCTAGCCCCCAATATTCCGTGTCCCCGGAAAACCTGCAGGGCGGCGCCCGTCTGGACGTCCCACAGCCGCACAGTCTTGTCCGCCGACCCGCTGACGATCCTCGCACCGTCCGGGGAGAACGCCACGCTATTTACATAGCTTTCGTGTCCTCGGAAAACCTGCAGTTCGACACCCGTGTGCGCATCCCACAGCCGCACGGAATTGTCCCTGGAAGCGAAACTACCTGCCCCCCCGCTGACGATCCTCGCCCCGTCCGGGGAGAACGCCACGCTATTTACATTGCTTTCGTGTCCCCGGAAAATCTGCAGGGCGACGCCCGTCTGGACGTCCCACAGCCGCACAGTCTTGTCCGCCGACCCGCTGACGATCCGCGCGCCGTCCGGGGAGAACGCCACGCTATTCACAGAGTTTTCGTGGCCCCGGAAAACCTGCAGTTCGGCGCCCGTGTGCGCATCCCACAGCCGCACGGTGTTTTCCTCCGAAGTGTTGACGATCCGCGCGCTATCTGAGGAGAACGCCACGCTAGCCCCCAACATTCCGTGTCCCCGGAGCACCTGCAGTTCGGCGCCCGTCTGGGCGTCCCACAGTCGCACGGTCTTGTCCACCGACACGCTGACGATCCGCGCGCTGTCGGGGGAGAACGCCAAGCTATGCACAAAGTCTTCGTGGCCTTGGAGCACGTGCAGTTCGACACCCGTGTGCGCATCCCATAGCCGCACGGAATTGTCCCTGGAAGCGAAACTACCTGACCCGCTGACGATCCTCGCACCGTCAGGGGAGAACGCCACGCTATTTACATTGCTTTCGTGTCCCCGGAAAACCTGCAGGGCGGCGCCCGTCTGGACGTCCCACAGCCGCACGGTCTTGTCCGCCGACCCGCTGACGATCCTCGCACCGTCCGGGGAGAACGCCACGCTATTTACATTGCTTTCGTGTCCCCGGAAAATCTGCAGGGCGACGCCCGTCTGGGCGTCCCACAGTCGCACGGTCTTGTCCACCGACACGCTGACGATCCGCGCGCCGTCGAGGGAGAACGCCACGCTAGTCACGGATTCTT is drawn from Planctomycetia bacterium and contains these coding sequences:
- a CDS encoding WD40 repeat domain-containing protein → SVAFSPDGARIVSGSDDKTVRLWDARTGAELQVLQSHEESVTSVAFSLDGARIVSVSVDKTVRLWDAQTGVALQIFRGHESNVNSVAFSPDGARIVSGSADKTVRLWDVQTGAALQVFRGHESNVNSVAFSPDGARIVSGSGSFASRDNSVRLWDAHTGVELHVLQGHEDFVHSLAFSPDSARIVSVSVDKTVRLWDAQTGAELQVLRGHGMLGASVAFSSDSARIVNTSEENTVRLWDAHTGAELQVFRGHENSVNSVAFSPDGARIVSGSADKTVRLWDVQTGVALQIFRGHESNVNSVAFSPDGARIVSGGAGSFASRDNSVRLWDAHTGVELQVFRGHESYVNSVAFSPDGARIVSGSADKTVRLWDVQTGAALQVFRGHGILGASVAFSPDGARIASWSMHGTVRLWDVQTGACLEVIKGTGDVKAIAAGDVRFPYRALPREQQSVIETSTGGRPVAWLPESLYPIDTHPAGRLWVGANGNHLYLLQLEGPPNATGRLP